In a genomic window of Campylobacter concisus:
- the gatA gene encoding Asp-tRNA(Asn)/Glu-tRNA(Gln) amidotransferase subunit GatA: MVTLKEALKFSAEEIKNLRAELEAKIIKEKELGAYVEQLANLEIAKLGEGVPIAIKDNIQVKGWNVTSASKILQGYVAPYNATVIEKLLGKNLAPFGRTNMDEFAMGSTTESSFYGKTLNPLNHAHVPGGSSGGSAAAVAAGLAVAALGSDTGGSIRQPAAFCGCVGFKPTYGRVSRYGLGAYSSSLDQIGPIAQNVEDAAILYDAIAGHDPKDSTSADVPFVSISDKIDSEKKLKICVVKNYVENASEQTKAALNLAIEKLKSHGHSVTCTNFEDSKYDVATYYIIATAEASANLSRYDGVRYGRRADAKNLKELYINSRSEGFGEEVKRRILLGTFVLSSGYYDAYYIKAQKARAHIKAQYERILEENDLIFMPVAPSTAYKFGAHSDPLQAYLSDIYTISVNLVGLPAISVPVGKDDQNLNVSAQLIAKAWDEQTLINGAKSLENLIKG; this comes from the coding sequence GTGGTAACTTTAAAAGAAGCTTTGAAATTTTCAGCTGAAGAGATAAAAAATTTACGAGCTGAGCTTGAGGCGAAGATCATAAAAGAAAAGGAGCTTGGTGCCTATGTCGAGCAGCTAGCAAATTTAGAGATCGCAAAACTAGGCGAGGGCGTGCCTATCGCTATAAAAGACAACATCCAAGTAAAAGGCTGGAACGTAACAAGTGCCTCAAAAATTTTACAAGGCTACGTAGCACCTTATAACGCAACTGTCATCGAAAAGCTACTTGGCAAGAATTTAGCTCCATTTGGCCGCACAAATATGGATGAATTTGCGATGGGAAGCACGACTGAGAGCTCATTTTACGGCAAAACACTAAACCCACTAAATCACGCCCACGTCCCAGGTGGCAGTAGCGGTGGCTCGGCAGCAGCAGTCGCAGCTGGTCTTGCAGTCGCAGCACTTGGTAGTGATACTGGTGGCTCGATCCGCCAGCCAGCGGCATTTTGCGGATGTGTTGGCTTTAAGCCAACCTACGGTAGAGTGAGCAGATATGGGCTCGGTGCTTATTCAAGCAGCCTTGATCAGATAGGGCCTATCGCTCAAAACGTAGAAGACGCAGCCATTTTATATGACGCGATCGCTGGACATGATCCAAAAGATAGCACAAGTGCCGATGTGCCTTTTGTAAGCATTAGCGACAAGATAGATAGCGAGAAGAAGCTAAAAATTTGCGTTGTAAAAAACTATGTTGAAAACGCAAGCGAGCAGACAAAAGCTGCTTTAAATTTAGCGATCGAGAAGCTAAAATCACACGGTCACAGCGTAACTTGCACAAATTTTGAAGACTCGAAATACGACGTCGCAACCTACTACATAATAGCAACCGCAGAAGCAAGCGCAAATTTAAGCCGTTACGATGGCGTAAGATACGGAAGACGCGCAGATGCTAAAAATTTAAAAGAGCTATATATAAACTCACGCTCAGAAGGCTTTGGTGAAGAGGTAAAAAGAAGAATTTTGCTTGGTACGTTTGTATTAAGTAGCGGATATTACGATGCTTACTACATCAAAGCACAAAAAGCAAGAGCGCATATAAAAGCTCAATACGAGAGAATTTTAGAAGAAAATGACCTGATATTTATGCCAGTAGCTCCAAGTACAGCTTATAAATTTGGAGCACACAGCGATCCGCTTCAAGCCTATCTAAGCGACATCTACACGATCAGCGTAAATTTAGTAGGCCTACCAGCTATCTCTGTGCCAGTTGGCAAAGATGATCAAAATTTAAACGTGAGCGCCCAGCTCATCGCAAAAGCGTGGGACGAACAGACCTTGATAAATGGTGCTAAGAGCCTAGAAAATTTAATAAAAGGATAA
- the guaB gene encoding IMP dehydrogenase, which translates to MKIVKRALTFEDVLLVPQYSEILPKQVDVKTRISKNVTLNIPIVSAAMDTVTEHRTAIMMARLGGIGVIHKNMDVESQAKEVKRVKKSESGVIIDPIFINPEATVAEALSLMSDLHISGVPVIDKDRKLIGILTNRDLRFETNMSVLVKDRMTKAPLITAPKGCTLDDAEKIFSQNRVEKLPIVDKDGRLDGLITIKDLKKRKEYPNANKDSYGRLRVAAAIGVGQLDRAKALVDAGVDVIVIDSAHGHSKGIIDTLREVKANFKVDVVAGNIANPAAVKDLAEAGADGIKVGIGPGSICTTRIVAGVGVPQISAIDDCASEAAKYGIPVIADGGLKYSGDVAKALAAGAACVMAGSLLAGCEESPGELITFQGRQYKVYRGMGSIGAMTKGSSDRYFQEGTAQDKLVPEGIEGRVPFAGSIKDVIHQLIGGLRSAMGYVGAKDIPTLQERAEFVEITSAGLKESHVHDVVITHEAPNYKVN; encoded by the coding sequence ATGAAGATAGTAAAGAGAGCTTTAACATTTGAGGATGTGCTTCTTGTACCGCAATACTCTGAAATTTTGCCAAAGCAAGTTGATGTAAAAACCAGGATCAGTAAAAACGTCACGCTAAATATCCCGATCGTCTCTGCTGCGATGGATACGGTGACTGAGCATAGAACTGCTATCATGATGGCAAGGCTCGGTGGTATCGGTGTCATCCACAAAAATATGGACGTAGAAAGCCAAGCAAAAGAGGTCAAACGCGTTAAAAAAAGTGAAAGTGGCGTCATCATCGATCCTATCTTTATAAATCCAGAAGCGACCGTGGCTGAAGCTCTAAGCCTTATGTCAGATCTTCATATTTCAGGCGTTCCAGTCATCGACAAAGACCGCAAACTAATAGGAATTTTAACAAACCGGGATTTGAGATTTGAGACAAATATGAGCGTTTTGGTAAAAGACCGCATGACAAAAGCACCGCTTATAACCGCACCAAAGGGCTGCACACTTGATGATGCGGAGAAAATTTTCTCTCAAAACAGAGTTGAGAAGCTTCCTATCGTCGATAAAGACGGCAGACTTGACGGTCTTATCACCATAAAAGATCTAAAAAAACGCAAAGAGTATCCAAACGCAAATAAAGATAGCTACGGCAGACTTCGCGTAGCTGCGGCTATTGGCGTGGGTCAGCTTGACCGCGCTAAAGCACTTGTCGATGCTGGCGTAGACGTCATCGTCATCGACTCAGCTCACGGCCACTCAAAGGGTATCATCGATACTTTAAGAGAGGTAAAAGCAAATTTCAAAGTCGATGTCGTAGCTGGCAATATCGCAAACCCAGCAGCCGTAAAGGACCTAGCAGAAGCAGGAGCGGACGGCATAAAAGTAGGTATTGGACCAGGGTCTATTTGCACCACAAGGATCGTTGCTGGCGTTGGCGTGCCTCAAATTTCAGCTATTGATGACTGCGCAAGCGAAGCAGCAAAATATGGCATCCCAGTTATCGCAGACGGTGGTTTAAAATACTCAGGCGACGTGGCAAAAGCTCTTGCAGCAGGGGCAGCTTGCGTTATGGCAGGAAGCTTACTTGCAGGTTGCGAAGAGAGCCCAGGCGAGCTTATAACATTCCAAGGTCGCCAGTATAAAGTATATCGTGGCATGGGCTCAATAGGCGCTATGACAAAGGGTAGCTCTGACCGCTACTTCCAAGAGGGCACCGCTCAAGACAAGCTTGTGCCTGAAGGTATCGAGGGTCGTGTGCCATTTGCTGGCAGTATAAAAGATGTTATCCATCAGCTAATAGGCGGCCTAAGAAGCGCTATGGGCTATGTCGGTGCAAAAGATATCCCAACTCTTCAAGAAAGAGCCGAATTTGTCGAGATAACAAGCGCAGGACTAAAAGAGAGCCACGTCCACGACGTAGTTATCACTCACGAGGCACCAAACTACAAAGTTAATTAG